In Thioalkalivibrio paradoxus ARh 1, the following are encoded in one genomic region:
- a CDS encoding ATP-binding protein, which yields MKFHSTMQREHGPSGVANWLIRPAKGWHHKARGMMQNRMFLPLAFIAGALLIALAMNAWILFTTWTAIPHLVVQSFVLWVGFLAMLTVPVVIYHHLVAPLFHLRHWAQRVRGGNLAARIPVPRTGEFGELARDVNALTEQLQRLTHEMQDEVRVQTRSMQDKSHTLEVLYDVAASINMSRDLDDLLTRFLSSLKRTLGARAATARLLTADGQMRLVANLGFDTQSGHCRDTLPIGQCVCGKVIAGSEMLWKADVHECGRVCDDQSDDEPAMLAVPLQHQGRTLGVYSLFLDEWPQNLNEDMDNLLTSIGRHLGMAIEKARLDEEAQRLTIMEERTHLAHELHDSLAQTLASLGFRVSALDASLGAEHTGLRREMDLVKENLARANTELRELISQFRAPVDREGLVSAVEKAVNEFRSDTGIRIYLQQEWNSRKLPIELETEVLRIVQEALCNVRKHADAQHVRIILRGDPRGDYFVMVEDDGRGIEEPASGGPGEHIGLSVMQERSARLDGDFRIETEPGEGTRVMLNFQYPKAQSVEFQPRLQAAR from the coding sequence ATGAAATTCCATTCCACTATGCAGCGCGAGCACGGCCCGTCGGGCGTGGCCAACTGGCTGATCCGACCGGCGAAGGGCTGGCATCACAAGGCCCGCGGCATGATGCAGAACCGGATGTTCCTGCCGCTCGCGTTCATCGCCGGCGCGCTGTTGATCGCGCTGGCGATGAACGCCTGGATCCTGTTCACGACCTGGACGGCGATTCCGCATCTCGTGGTGCAGTCCTTCGTACTGTGGGTGGGCTTCCTGGCCATGCTCACGGTGCCGGTGGTGATCTACCATCACCTGGTCGCCCCGCTGTTCCACCTGCGTCACTGGGCACAGCGCGTGCGCGGCGGCAACCTGGCCGCGCGCATCCCCGTTCCCCGCACCGGTGAATTCGGGGAGCTGGCGCGCGACGTGAACGCCCTGACCGAACAGTTGCAGCGTCTGACCCACGAGATGCAGGACGAGGTCCGGGTCCAGACCCGGAGCATGCAGGACAAGTCGCATACGCTCGAGGTGCTCTACGACGTAGCCGCGAGCATCAACATGTCTCGCGACCTCGACGATCTGCTGACGCGGTTCCTCTCCAGCCTGAAGCGCACCCTGGGTGCCCGGGCCGCGACCGCCCGCCTGTTGACCGCGGACGGGCAGATGCGCCTGGTGGCCAATCTGGGCTTCGACACCCAGAGCGGTCATTGCCGCGACACCCTCCCGATCGGGCAATGCGTCTGCGGCAAGGTCATCGCCGGCAGCGAGATGCTCTGGAAGGCCGACGTGCACGAATGCGGCCGCGTCTGCGACGATCAAAGCGATGACGAGCCGGCGATGCTCGCCGTTCCGCTGCAGCACCAGGGGCGGACCCTGGGCGTCTACAGCCTGTTTCTGGATGAGTGGCCGCAGAACCTGAACGAGGACATGGACAACCTGCTGACCAGCATCGGCCGGCACCTCGGTATGGCGATCGAGAAAGCCCGACTCGACGAAGAGGCGCAGCGGCTCACCATCATGGAGGAACGCACCCATCTCGCCCACGAACTGCACGACTCGCTGGCGCAGACGCTGGCCAGCCTGGGCTTTCGGGTCAGCGCGCTCGATGCGTCCCTCGGGGCGGAGCACACCGGCCTGCGCCGCGAGATGGACCTGGTCAAGGAAAACCTGGCCCGCGCCAATACCGAGCTGCGCGAACTGATCAGCCAGTTCCGGGCGCCGGTGGACCGCGAGGGCCTGGTGTCCGCGGTCGAAAAGGCGGTCAACGAGTTCCGCTCCGACACCGGTATCCGCATTTATCTGCAGCAGGAATGGAACTCCCGGAAGCTCCCGATCGAACTGGAAACCGAGGTACTACGAATCGTGCAGGAAGCCCTGTGCAACGTGCGCAAGCACGCCGACGCCCAGCATGTGCGCATCATCCTGCGCGGCGATCCCCGGGGGGACTACTTCGTGATGGTCGAAGACGACGGGCGCGGGATCGAGGAGCCGGCCAGCGGCGGGCCGGGCGAGCATATCGGCCTGAGCGTGATGCAGGAGCGTTCGGCGCGCCTGGACGGGGATTTCCGCATCGAAACCGAACCCGGCGAGGGCACGCGGGTGATGCTGAACTTCCAGTACCCGAAGGCACAATCGGTCGAATTCCAGCCCAGACTGCAGGCCGCCCGATGA
- the trpB gene encoding tryptophan synthase subunit beta, translating into MGAIQALPDTGGFFGPYGGQAVPPQLKAIMDSIADAYMAIRETEAYQQELAELHTHYVGRPSPIYHARRLSAHAGGQAEIYLKREDLNHTGAHKINHALGEALLAKHMGKTRVIAETGAGQHGVAMATACALAGIPCEIHMGAVDIAKEHPNVTKMKILGARIVQVDSGTRTLKDAVDSAFDAYLKDPQNYFYAIGSVVGPHPFPMMVRDFQAIVGREARQQFAAMTGALPDYVVACVGGGSNAMGIFSGFIDEPSVRLVGVEPSGRSLAVGDHAATLSLGKPGTMHGFHSYMLQDENGQPQPVHSIASGLDYPSVGPEHAYLKDTGRAEYHAVDDRACLDAFMDLSRFEGIIPALESAHALAWVLQQARNADRRVRYLINLSGRGDKDADFVAETLGL; encoded by the coding sequence ATCGGAGCGATACAAGCATTGCCCGATACGGGCGGCTTTTTCGGACCCTACGGCGGTCAGGCCGTCCCGCCGCAGCTGAAGGCGATCATGGACTCCATCGCGGACGCCTACATGGCGATCCGCGAGACCGAGGCCTACCAGCAGGAACTGGCCGAGTTGCACACCCACTACGTCGGCCGGCCGAGCCCGATCTACCACGCCCGCCGCCTGAGCGCTCACGCCGGTGGCCAGGCCGAGATCTACCTGAAACGCGAAGACCTGAACCACACCGGTGCGCACAAGATCAACCATGCGCTCGGCGAGGCGCTGCTGGCCAAGCACATGGGCAAGACCCGGGTGATTGCCGAAACCGGTGCTGGCCAGCACGGCGTGGCGATGGCCACGGCCTGCGCGCTGGCGGGCATTCCCTGCGAAATCCACATGGGCGCGGTCGACATCGCCAAGGAACACCCGAACGTCACCAAGATGAAGATCCTCGGCGCCCGGATCGTGCAGGTCGACAGCGGCACCCGGACCCTGAAGGATGCGGTCGACAGCGCGTTCGACGCCTACCTGAAGGATCCGCAGAACTATTTCTATGCGATCGGTTCGGTGGTCGGTCCTCACCCGTTCCCGATGATGGTCCGCGATTTCCAGGCCATCGTGGGCCGCGAGGCGCGCCAGCAGTTCGCGGCGATGACCGGCGCGCTCCCGGACTACGTGGTGGCCTGCGTCGGCGGAGGCTCGAACGCGATGGGCATCTTCTCCGGCTTCATCGACGAACCCTCGGTGCGCCTGGTCGGTGTGGAGCCGTCGGGCCGTAGCCTGGCGGTCGGCGACCATGCAGCCACGCTCAGCCTCGGCAAGCCGGGCACGATGCACGGCTTCCATTCCTACATGCTGCAGGACGAGAACGGACAGCCCCAGCCCGTGCACTCGATCGCATCCGGGCTCGATTATCCGTCGGTTGGACCTGAGCATGCGTACCTGAAGGATACCGGCCGCGCCGAATACCATGCCGTGGACGACCGCGCCTGCCTGGACGCCTTCATGGATCTATCCCGCTTCGAGGGCATCATCCCGGCACTGGAATCGGCGCATGCGCTCGCCTGGGTACTGCAGCAGGCACGGAACGCGGACCGCCGGGTGCGCTATCTGATCAACCTTTCCGGCCGGGGCGACAAGGATGCTGACTTCGTTGCCGAGACCCTCGGGCTCTAG
- a CDS encoding GNAT family N-acetyltransferase: MSRIRIREASWPADREALEAVRCEVFIKEQNVPRTLEFDGLDATALHWLALAEDDKPVGTLRLLPSGQIGRMAVLPAYRGRKIGSRLLHHAIAAAEAHGWHEVWLNAQHTRRSFYAPHGFIVISDVFEDAGIPHQRMLRRLHRSMAMAS; encoded by the coding sequence ATGAGCCGAATCCGGATCCGCGAGGCCAGTTGGCCCGCTGACAGAGAGGCCCTGGAGGCCGTCCGTTGCGAGGTGTTCATCAAGGAGCAGAACGTTCCGCGCACACTCGAGTTCGACGGGCTGGACGCGACCGCACTGCACTGGTTGGCCCTCGCTGAGGACGACAAGCCCGTGGGCACGCTGCGCCTGCTGCCCAGCGGCCAGATCGGGCGCATGGCCGTGCTGCCCGCCTACCGAGGCCGGAAGATCGGATCGCGGCTGCTCCATCACGCCATCGCGGCCGCGGAGGCGCACGGCTGGCACGAAGTCTGGCTGAACGCCCAGCATACGCGGCGCAGCTTCTATGCGCCCCATGGATTCATCGTGATCAGCGATGTGTTCGAAGACGCCGGCATCCCGCACCAACGCATGCTCAGACGGTTGCACCGCAGCATGGCCATGGCGAGCTAG
- a CDS encoding DUF7931 domain-containing protein: MTGEASQDRDNGLERAAGEMRELLDSARRRIWLQTRSQLLCALPPIDIAEALSRVARRSRYADLRLLIDDALALKEGQPQLARAVMRLTTAVEVRCFQPEEDTPASLLLIVDQHAWLYLVQHQGHVGLKSMHDDPPGARIAADRFDESWIFGTEALELRNLMI; this comes from the coding sequence TTGACCGGGGAAGCCAGCCAGGACCGGGACAACGGCCTCGAACGGGCCGCCGGCGAAATGCGTGAACTGCTGGACTCCGCGCGCAGGAGGATCTGGCTGCAGACCCGCTCGCAACTCTTGTGCGCCCTGCCTCCGATCGACATCGCCGAGGCCCTGTCCCGGGTTGCCCGGCGCAGCCGGTATGCAGACCTCCGGCTGCTGATCGACGACGCCCTCGCCTTGAAGGAAGGCCAGCCGCAACTGGCGCGCGCCGTGATGCGCCTGACTACGGCCGTCGAGGTGCGCTGCTTTCAACCCGAGGAAGACACACCGGCCAGCCTGCTGCTGATCGTCGACCAGCATGCGTGGCTGTACCTGGTCCAGCACCAGGGCCACGTCGGGCTGAAGTCCATGCACGACGACCCGCCAGGCGCGCGAATCGCCGCCGATCGCTTCGACGAAAGCTGGATCTTCGGCACCGAGGCGCTGGAACTGCGCAATCTGATGATCTGA